A window of Adhaeribacter arboris genomic DNA:
GGTTATTAGGGCAAACTGCAAGCCATCGGGGTCCTGAAAAGCAAGGTATTTTTCACCAAATCTTTCGGCCGGCTGGTGGAACGGGACATTATTTTCGGCGAAGCGGTTTAACCAAAAGGCAAAACTACCTGCCGGCACGGAATAGCCAATTTCCGTCACCATGCCGGTTCCGGTCAGGCCACGGCGGGCTCCTTCGTATGGAAAAAAAGTAAGAATAGTGCCGGCACTGCCTTTTTCATCGCCGTAATACAGGTGGTAAGTACCCGGATCGTCGAAGTTTACGGTTTTTTTAAGCAGGCGTAACCCCAGCACCTTGGTGTAAAAATCTAAGTTGCGTTTGGCCTTATCGGCAATAGCCGTAATGTGGTGCAGGCCTAAAATTTTATTTTCCATAGAATTGTAATCGTTAAAGGGAAGAAGCCCGGATTTTAAGAGTTGAAAGTTACCCTGCCAAAGGGCAGGGCTTACATCAACCTTGTTTTACTAATTGTACTTCGGCTTGTAATTTTATTTCGTCGCTAACCACTACGCTACCAGCTTCGGTTACTGCGTTCCAGGTTAAGCCAAATTCTTTCCGGCTAATTTTGCCGGTTACGGTAAAACCAGCTTTGGTTTGACCGTAAGGGTCTACTACTATACCGCCAAATTCAACGTTTACAACTAGTGGTTTAGAAATACCCCGAATGGTTAAGGTACCGTGCAGTTTGTAATCGTCACCACCGGCATTCTCGTATTTATCGGCTACAAACCGGATTTCGCCGTGGTTTTCGGCATCAAAGAAATCAGCTGATTTTAAGTGCGTATCGCGTTGCTCGTTGTTGGTGCTGATAAAATTAACGTCGGCAGTAAAAACAACACTTTTCGCGCGGGTAAACTGATCGTCTTCGGTTTCGGCTTCCACGTTAAATTTCTGAAAATAACCAGTTACCGTAGTAATCATAAGGTGTTTTACTTTGAACTGAACTTCGCTGTGCATTGGGTCTACTGCCCATTTTGTAGTTGCCATAGTCTTACTATTTA
This region includes:
- a CDS encoding YceI family protein, translated to MATTKWAVDPMHSEVQFKVKHLMITTVTGYFQKFNVEAETEDDQFTRAKSVVFTADVNFISTNNEQRDTHLKSADFFDAENHGEIRFVADKYENAGGDDYKLHGTLTIRGISKPLVVNVEFGGIVVDPYGQTKAGFTVTGKISRKEFGLTWNAVTEAGSVVVSDEIKLQAEVQLVKQG